A genomic segment from Nitrospira sp. encodes:
- a CDS encoding MoaD/ThiS family protein, whose translation MIKVRIPTPLRPLTKGQGEVESAAANIVDMIGSLDATYPGLKNRLCDEKGDLRRFVNIYVNEEDIRFLNGKDTSLKDGDEVSIVPAIAGG comes from the coding sequence ATGATTAAGGTTCGAATTCCGACGCCCCTGCGTCCCCTGACAAAGGGCCAAGGCGAGGTTGAATCCGCGGCAGCCAACATTGTGGATATGATCGGATCGCTCGACGCGACCTATCCGGGGTTGAAGAACCGGCTCTGCGATGAAAAGGGCGACTTGCGCCGGTTCGTCAACATCTACGTCAACGAGGAAGACATCCGTTTCCTGAACGGAAAAGACACCTCGTTGAAGGACGGCGACGAAGTGTCGATCGTTCCCGCGATTGCCGGAGGATAA
- a CDS encoding Molybdopterin-synthase adenylyltransferase, producing MEFTEQQIQRYSRHIILNEVGGKGQVKLAKAKVLLIGAGGLGSPAALYLAAAGIGTIGLVDGDVVDLSNLQRQILHTTATIGVPKVESGRKTLSAINPDITIKTYQLNVDTENILGLVSDYDIVLDGSDNFTTRFLVNDACFFAKKTLISASMFRFEGQLTTIKPHTGQPCYRCLYPEPPPAGMVPNCQEAGVLGVLAGTMGILQASEAIKEILGIGETLADKLVIYDALEMKFRKVSRPKDPRCPLCSATPTIKDLGGDYSVVCTI from the coding sequence ATGGAATTTACGGAGCAGCAGATACAGCGCTATAGCCGGCATATCATCCTCAACGAGGTCGGCGGCAAAGGTCAGGTCAAACTGGCCAAAGCCAAAGTTCTCCTCATCGGAGCCGGCGGCCTTGGCTCGCCTGCGGCGCTCTATCTAGCCGCAGCCGGTATCGGGACCATCGGACTGGTCGACGGCGACGTCGTGGACCTGTCGAATCTCCAGCGGCAGATCCTGCATACCACCGCAACCATCGGGGTGCCCAAGGTCGAATCCGGCAGGAAGACGTTGTCGGCCATCAACCCGGACATCACGATCAAGACCTATCAACTGAACGTTGATACCGAAAACATTCTGGGTCTTGTCTCAGACTACGACATCGTGTTGGACGGATCTGACAACTTCACGACACGATTCCTGGTGAACGACGCCTGCTTCTTCGCCAAGAAAACGTTGATCTCGGCCAGCATGTTCCGTTTCGAGGGACAGCTCACGACCATCAAACCCCATACCGGGCAACCCTGCTATCGATGCCTCTATCCGGAGCCGCCTCCGGCCGGAATGGTCCCGAACTGCCAGGAAGCCGGCGTGTTGGGGGTACTCGCCGGAACCATGGGCATCCTACAGGCATCGGAAGCGATCAAGGAAATCCTCGGCATCGGCGAAACGCTGGCGGACAAGCTTGTGATCTATGACGCGCTGGAGATGAAGTTCCGAAAGGTGTCCCGCCCCAAGGATCCTCGTTGTCCCCTGTGCAGCGCCACACCGACCATCAAGGACCTGGGCGGAGATTACAGCGTCGTCTGCACCATCTAA
- a CDS encoding sulfur carrier protein activating protease has product MADLSIPQHILDQIVTHARELAPFECCGLLAGTNKTVSHLYRITNIVAVEGAEKLSTFDEDKVAHLERLSPEERAEIAFVMDMQDFSAAKKDIRKNRLDLQVVYHSHPKDPARPSHTDIKIATDYEEIWERINLPVPAYLLVSLMHSPAADIRTYWIAGGQVRPADVRII; this is encoded by the coding sequence ATGGCCGACCTCTCGATTCCGCAGCACATCCTGGATCAGATCGTGACCCATGCGCGCGAGTTGGCGCCGTTCGAATGTTGCGGCCTGCTCGCCGGCACGAACAAAACAGTCTCACACCTCTATCGCATCACCAACATCGTGGCCGTCGAAGGGGCGGAGAAACTCTCGACCTTCGATGAAGACAAGGTCGCCCATCTTGAACGACTGTCTCCGGAAGAGCGTGCGGAGATCGCCTTCGTGATGGATATGCAGGATTTTTCCGCTGCCAAGAAAGACATCCGCAAGAACCGCCTGGACCTGCAGGTCGTCTACCATTCCCATCCCAAGGACCCGGCCAGGCCTTCGCACACCGACATCAAGATCGCCACCGACTACGAAGAAATCTGGGAACGGATCAACCTTCCCGTTCCGGCCTATCTCCTGGTGTCGCTCATGCACTCTCCCGCGGCGGATATCCGCACCTATTGGATCGCAGGTGGCCAAGTTCGGCCGGCCGATGTCCGTATCATTTGA
- a CDS encoding Efflux ABC transporter, permease/ATP-binding protein produces the protein MNSLLRVLSYLKPFRMLAVVTFVCAGLATALELVPPYLVKIVIDDVIQAKRPELLTWVLAGLLGSYVLRNLASSMRVRFNNTLEQKAVHALRMQVFGALQRLSLSYFENRSTGEIMTRVTSDTEHVERIFVDGLEGLLTASLTLIGITIMLFSLNWKLALLSLLPIPILAVCAAWFTKRVHGYYYEIRKSVADLNAYLQDALSGIKETIGFNQHEYERTRFDTLSRAYSNSSLRAMYLWSWYWPGMVFVGSTGTVLILWYGAGEVLAGHLTVGQLVMFLSYLTLFYTPINEIHSLNHMLQHALAASERVFEILDTKPDVEERPGAVRPVERLKGLVEYRDVSFGYRKDGLVLSDVNLTVRPGERIALVGPSGAGKTSLLKLLMRFYDVRRGAVLLDGYDVRDLPVAFLRSQIGLVQQEPFLFNGTVRQNIVYSDLSAEHERVEAAARAARAHDFINRLPDGYDSWIGERGVKLSVGQKQRVSIARVLLKDPPIVVFDEATSNIDTETEVKIREALNDLTKGRTTFIIAHRLATLHDVDRIIVVEHGTIVEEGDHDALMKRGGVYAGLYEAQFKI, from the coding sequence GTGAACTCTCTCCTGCGCGTCCTGTCCTACCTGAAGCCGTTCCGCATGCTGGCGGTGGTGACCTTCGTTTGTGCGGGGCTCGCCACGGCGCTGGAACTCGTTCCTCCCTATCTCGTCAAGATCGTCATCGACGATGTCATCCAGGCCAAACGCCCAGAGTTGTTGACCTGGGTGCTGGCAGGGCTCCTGGGGTCGTACGTGTTGCGGAACTTGGCGAGTTCGATGCGGGTGCGGTTCAACAACACGCTTGAACAGAAGGCCGTCCATGCGCTGCGCATGCAGGTGTTCGGCGCGTTGCAACGATTGTCGTTGAGTTATTTCGAGAATCGTTCGACCGGCGAGATCATGACGCGGGTGACCAGCGACACCGAACATGTCGAACGGATCTTCGTGGACGGACTCGAAGGCCTGCTGACCGCATCCCTGACGCTGATCGGCATCACCATCATGTTGTTCTCGTTGAACTGGAAGCTGGCGCTGTTGTCCCTTCTGCCCATTCCGATCCTGGCGGTCTGTGCCGCCTGGTTTACCAAGCGGGTCCACGGCTATTACTATGAGATACGCAAGAGCGTGGCGGACCTCAACGCCTACCTTCAAGATGCCCTGTCCGGCATCAAGGAGACGATCGGATTCAACCAACACGAGTATGAACGGACGCGATTCGACACATTGAGCCGGGCCTACAGCAACAGCAGCCTGCGCGCCATGTATCTGTGGTCCTGGTACTGGCCCGGCATGGTCTTCGTGGGCAGCACCGGCACGGTGTTGATCCTGTGGTACGGGGCGGGGGAAGTGCTGGCGGGGCACCTGACGGTCGGCCAGTTGGTCATGTTCCTTTCCTACCTGACGCTCTTCTACACGCCGATCAACGAGATCCATTCGCTCAATCACATGTTGCAACATGCGTTGGCGGCCAGCGAACGGGTCTTTGAAATTCTCGATACAAAACCGGACGTGGAGGAACGGCCCGGTGCCGTCCGTCCCGTCGAGCGCTTGAAAGGGCTGGTGGAATATCGGGATGTGTCGTTCGGGTATCGGAAGGACGGCCTCGTCCTGTCCGATGTGAACCTTACGGTCAGACCGGGAGAGCGCATCGCGTTGGTGGGGCCGAGCGGCGCGGGAAAAACCTCGCTTCTGAAGCTCTTGATGCGGTTCTATGATGTGCGCCGCGGAGCGGTCTTGCTGGATGGGTACGACGTGCGGGACCTGCCGGTGGCGTTCTTGAGAAGTCAGATCGGCTTGGTCCAACAGGAGCCCTTTCTGTTCAACGGTACGGTGCGCCAAAATATCGTGTACAGTGATCTGTCGGCGGAGCATGAACGGGTCGAAGCGGCGGCGCGCGCAGCCCGCGCCCATGACTTTATCAACCGCCTGCCGGATGGGTATGATAGTTGGATCGGCGAACGGGGTGTGAAGTTATCGGTGGGGCAGAAGCAGCGGGTGTCGATCGCGCGGGTATTGCTGAAGGATCCACCCATCGTGGTCTTCGACGAAGCGACGTCCAATATCGATACGGAAACCGAGGTCAAGATCCGCGAGGCATTGAACGATTTGACCAAGGGACGCACGACCTTCATCATTGCGCATCGCTTGGCGACGCTGCACGACGTGGACCGTATCATCGTGGTGGAGCACGGCACCATCGTCGAAGAAGGCGACCACGACGCACTCATGAAACGAGGCGGGGTCTATGCCGGGCTCTACGAGGCGCAGTTCAAGATTTAG
- a CDS encoding Peptide deformylase, whose amino-acid sequence MAILKISKLGNPILRQKALPVSPSDIKKPAFQQLIDDMLDTMYDEPGIGLAAPQVGRSQQLVVMDCPGEGGFPKTVLINPTILFYGPEQVEGWEGCLSVDGLRGKVIRPSTVRVTGLDRDAKTVDLEADGLYAVCIQHELDHLIGKLFLDRMTDFSTLTQMEEFQKYWQKEPATVI is encoded by the coding sequence ATGGCGATACTGAAAATCAGCAAACTCGGGAATCCGATTCTCCGGCAGAAGGCCCTGCCGGTGAGCCCGAGCGACATTAAGAAACCGGCGTTTCAGCAACTCATCGACGACATGTTGGACACCATGTACGACGAACCGGGGATCGGTCTGGCCGCTCCGCAGGTGGGACGCTCGCAACAACTCGTGGTCATGGATTGCCCCGGTGAGGGCGGGTTTCCCAAGACGGTGCTCATCAATCCGACGATCTTGTTTTATGGGCCGGAGCAGGTGGAAGGCTGGGAAGGTTGTTTGAGCGTCGATGGCCTGCGCGGCAAGGTGATCAGGCCCTCGACCGTGCGGGTCACGGGGTTGGATCGTGATGCGAAGACGGTGGATCTTGAAGCCGACGGGTTGTATGCGGTCTGTATCCAGCATGAGTTGGATCACCTCATCGGCAAGTTGTTCCTCGATCGCATGACCGACTTCTCCACCCTGACGCAGATGGAAGAGTTTCAGAAGTACTGGCAAAAAGAACCGGCCACTGTCATCTGA
- a CDS encoding CzcABC family efflux RND transporter, transmembrane protein, producing the protein MIVRIVELSLVQRFLICALGFSLLFGGLYAFQQLDIVAYPDPSPPMVEVITQFPGWSAEEIERQITIPIEVALNGAPGLTDIRSLSIFGLSDIKVYFDFGTQYFFDRQEVVNRLATISLPQNVQPALSPWWAIAEIYRYQLAGDGKTSLTDLKTIQDWQLRREFRRVPGVIDVTAFGGTTREYHVDIDPGKLISYGVSLAQVMGALTNSNANVGGNYLTVGAQNYNIRGLGLINGLEDIENVMVAEKEGTPIFVKTLGTVSVGHRVRLGKVGIDDNDDVVEGVILLQRGYKALSVLERVRDKVEELNKWKLPEGVKVKTFYDRTALIHTTVETVTDILISGMVLVFVILFVFLGHLRASIIVALTIPMSLLFTFTMMVLIGQSANLISLGAIDFGIIVDATLVMVESIFFHLAHDRRLGLTVPQLIVRASRQVGRPIFFSTAIIVVAFIPLFTMTGVPGKIFAPMSITYGFALFGALLMAFTLAPVLCSLLLNGVVDEQDTKVVQVIRRSYLAVVRWALANNVKVIGAALVLLVTAFGAMQFVGGEFMPALEEGNLWVRATMPVDISFDEAARLTGEIRQLFRRSPEVVTIVSQLGRPDDGTDPTSFFNAEFLANLKPRKDWRPGLNKDRLVEEIEARLRTIPGVIFNFSQVIQDNVEEAMSGVKGENSIKLFGTDLKTMEAKAVEIEAVMRGVRGVKDLGIFRLVGQPNLLIQVDREASARYGLRVSDVNAVVQAAVGGQGVTQVFEGERLFDLVVRFLPEFRRDAEAIGNILVNTPNGARIPLKQVATIKTNTGAFIIYRENNERYIPIKFSVRDRDLESTVKEAQGKMAKAVTLPERYRLEWAGQYDQLTDEQKRLTMIVPVSLVIILFLLYTTFNSLKNALLVLVTVPFALIGGIFSLVLTGTHFSISAAVGVISTLGVAILGGVLLISRIEHFRLGGVELREAILKGADVQMRPILMATLAAAIGLLPAALATGIGSQAQQPLARVVVGGMLTAAVLILVVLPVLYEVVHRRGEINRSVHAVRERGVHHEDNVFKG; encoded by the coding sequence ATGATCGTTCGAATCGTCGAGCTGTCCCTCGTTCAACGGTTTCTCATCTGCGCACTCGGATTCAGTCTCCTCTTCGGGGGGCTTTACGCCTTTCAACAGCTTGACATCGTCGCCTATCCGGATCCCTCCCCTCCGATGGTCGAAGTGATCACCCAGTTTCCAGGCTGGTCTGCGGAGGAGATCGAACGGCAAATCACGATTCCTATCGAAGTGGCCTTGAACGGCGCCCCCGGTCTCACCGACATCCGGTCCCTGTCGATTTTCGGCCTGAGCGATATCAAGGTCTACTTCGACTTCGGGACGCAATATTTTTTCGACCGGCAGGAAGTCGTCAACCGTCTTGCGACCATCAGTCTTCCGCAAAATGTGCAACCGGCCTTGTCTCCCTGGTGGGCGATTGCGGAGATCTATCGGTACCAACTGGCGGGCGACGGAAAGACGAGCCTGACCGACCTCAAGACGATTCAGGACTGGCAGCTGCGGCGGGAATTCCGGCGGGTGCCGGGGGTCATCGACGTGACGGCTTTCGGGGGAACGACCAGGGAGTACCACGTCGATATCGATCCCGGGAAATTGATCAGCTACGGGGTCAGTCTCGCGCAGGTCATGGGTGCCTTGACCAACAGCAACGCCAACGTCGGCGGCAACTACCTCACCGTGGGGGCACAGAACTACAATATCCGCGGACTCGGGCTCATCAACGGCCTGGAGGATATCGAGAACGTCATGGTGGCGGAGAAGGAAGGAACTCCCATATTCGTGAAGACGTTGGGGACGGTGTCCGTAGGCCATCGGGTGCGACTGGGCAAAGTCGGGATCGACGACAACGACGATGTGGTCGAAGGGGTGATTCTGTTGCAGCGCGGCTACAAGGCGCTTTCCGTGTTGGAGAGGGTGCGGGACAAGGTCGAAGAGTTGAACAAGTGGAAGTTGCCGGAAGGGGTGAAGGTCAAGACGTTCTACGATCGGACGGCCTTGATCCATACGACGGTCGAAACGGTCACCGATATTTTGATCAGCGGCATGGTGCTGGTCTTCGTCATCCTGTTCGTCTTCCTCGGCCATCTGCGCGCCTCGATCATCGTCGCGTTGACGATTCCGATGTCCCTACTGTTCACCTTCACGATGATGGTCCTGATCGGGCAGTCCGCCAACCTGATTTCTCTCGGAGCCATCGATTTCGGCATCATCGTGGATGCGACGCTGGTGATGGTGGAAAGCATCTTCTTCCACCTCGCCCACGACCGGCGCCTTGGGCTGACGGTACCGCAACTGATCGTCAGGGCGTCACGCCAGGTGGGGCGGCCGATTTTCTTCTCCACCGCCATCATCGTGGTCGCCTTCATTCCCCTATTCACGATGACCGGCGTGCCGGGAAAGATTTTTGCGCCCATGTCCATCACCTACGGCTTTGCGCTGTTCGGCGCGTTGCTCATGGCCTTTACGCTGGCACCGGTTCTCTGCTCGTTGCTGTTGAACGGGGTGGTCGATGAGCAGGATACGAAGGTCGTACAAGTGATTCGCCGGAGCTATCTTGCTGTGGTGCGATGGGCGTTGGCGAACAACGTGAAGGTGATCGGGGCGGCGCTGGTCCTGCTGGTGACGGCTTTCGGGGCCATGCAGTTCGTCGGCGGAGAATTCATGCCGGCGTTGGAGGAGGGAAACCTCTGGGTGCGCGCCACGATGCCGGTCGATATTTCCTTCGACGAGGCAGCCCGCTTGACCGGAGAGATTCGACAACTGTTCCGGCGGTCGCCGGAAGTCGTTACGATCGTCTCTCAACTCGGTCGGCCGGACGACGGGACCGACCCTACCAGCTTTTTCAACGCCGAGTTTCTTGCCAACCTCAAGCCTCGCAAGGACTGGCGGCCCGGGTTGAACAAGGATCGGCTGGTGGAGGAAATCGAGGCGCGACTCAGGACCATTCCCGGAGTCATCTTCAATTTTTCGCAGGTGATTCAGGACAATGTTGAAGAGGCCATGTCCGGCGTGAAGGGTGAGAATTCGATCAAGTTGTTCGGCACCGATCTGAAGACCATGGAAGCGAAAGCGGTCGAGATTGAAGCAGTCATGAGGGGGGTGCGCGGAGTCAAGGATCTGGGAATCTTTCGGCTGGTGGGGCAGCCCAATCTCTTGATTCAGGTGGATCGGGAAGCCAGCGCCCGGTACGGCTTACGCGTGTCGGACGTCAATGCGGTGGTCCAGGCGGCGGTGGGCGGGCAGGGCGTGACCCAGGTCTTCGAAGGGGAACGGCTGTTCGATCTCGTGGTCCGGTTCCTGCCCGAGTTTCGGCGGGACGCCGAGGCCATCGGCAATATTCTCGTCAATACGCCAAACGGAGCGCGGATTCCGTTGAAGCAGGTGGCGACGATCAAGACCAACACCGGCGCCTTCATCATCTATCGGGAAAACAACGAACGGTATATTCCGATCAAGTTCAGCGTCCGCGACCGCGACCTTGAAAGCACGGTGAAGGAGGCACAGGGCAAGATGGCCAAGGCCGTCACGCTTCCGGAGCGCTACCGCCTCGAATGGGCGGGCCAATACGATCAACTCACCGACGAGCAAAAACGGCTGACGATGATCGTACCGGTGAGTCTGGTGATCATCTTGTTCTTGCTCTATACGACCTTCAACTCGCTCAAGAACGCGCTGTTGGTGCTGGTCACGGTGCCGTTCGCGCTGATCGGAGGAATTTTTTCCCTCGTGTTGACCGGGACCCATTTCAGCATTTCGGCAGCGGTGGGGGTCATTTCGACGCTGGGAGTAGCGATTCTCGGGGGAGTCCTGTTAATCTCTCGTATTGAGCATTTTCGATTGGGAGGCGTCGAATTGCGGGAAGCCATCTTGAAAGGCGCGGATGTTCAGATGCGCCCCATCCTCATGGCCACGCTGGCCGCCGCCATCGGATTACTCCCCGCGGCCTTGGCCACCGGCATCGGGTCGCAAGCGCAACAACCGCTGGCCCGGGTGGTGGTGGGAGGGATGTTGACCGCCGCGGTGCTGATTTTGGTCGTCCTTCCCGTGTTGTATGAAGTCGTGCATCGACGGGGAGAGATCAATCGTTCGGTGCACGCAGTGAGAGAACGAGGGGTTCACCATGAAGACAACGTGTTCAAGGGGTAA
- a CDS encoding CzcABC family efflux RND transporter, membrane fusion protein — MIPRTMSLVVLAGSLTLCACSQTQEPTSTPATPSSGSASSETIPQASSQIETAVVDFKPVQPELVLVGKIAYGEDRYSKISSPLQGRVVEVRARLGDRVEAGATLLVIDSSDITAAYSEFVKEASELEYATRAQELAKELYATKALALKDLKLAENDLIKARAEFRRAKERLLSLRIPAAELEKPLAQQRITSRFEMKSPLTGTVVERAVTPGQSVGSDASQVLFTVADLDRLQVVADVYERDLALVKVSQVGRINVEAYPGTDFASVVASIGDVVDPNTRTIKVRAWVDNRDQRLKPEMFARLRLDVGDATPFLTIPKEAVVEIDGKHFVYLVEAPDRYVKREVVVSNVSSDQVRILEGLTSGQRIVTKGAVLVKGQEVKG; from the coding sequence ATGATCCCGCGGACGATGTCGCTCGTTGTGTTGGCCGGGAGTTTGACGCTGTGTGCCTGCAGTCAAACGCAAGAACCGACTTCCACCCCTGCAACGCCCTCGTCCGGGAGCGCCTCGTCCGAGACCATCCCTCAGGCTTCCAGCCAAATTGAAACGGCCGTCGTGGATTTCAAGCCGGTCCAGCCGGAACTGGTGCTGGTCGGGAAGATCGCCTATGGCGAGGACCGCTACTCGAAGATTTCCTCGCCATTGCAGGGTCGAGTGGTAGAGGTGCGCGCTCGTTTGGGTGATCGCGTGGAGGCGGGCGCGACGCTCCTGGTGATCGACAGTTCCGATATCACGGCGGCCTATTCCGAATTCGTGAAGGAGGCCTCCGAGCTTGAATATGCCACGCGGGCGCAAGAATTGGCCAAGGAACTGTACGCCACCAAGGCCTTGGCGCTGAAAGATCTCAAACTGGCCGAGAACGACTTGATCAAGGCGCGGGCCGAGTTCCGGCGGGCAAAGGAACGGTTGCTGTCGTTGCGTATTCCCGCCGCTGAGTTGGAAAAACCACTGGCTCAACAGCGCATCACCTCGCGTTTCGAGATGAAAAGTCCCCTGACGGGAACCGTGGTCGAGCGGGCGGTGACGCCGGGGCAGTCCGTCGGCAGCGATGCCAGCCAGGTGTTGTTCACGGTCGCCGATCTGGATCGGCTGCAGGTCGTGGCGGATGTGTACGAACGGGATCTGGCGCTGGTCAAGGTCAGCCAGGTGGGGCGTATCAACGTGGAGGCCTATCCTGGGACGGATTTTGCGTCCGTCGTGGCATCGATCGGGGATGTGGTCGATCCGAACACCCGCACGATCAAGGTCCGTGCCTGGGTAGATAACCGGGATCAACGGTTGAAACCGGAAATGTTCGCGCGGCTCCGGCTGGACGTCGGCGATGCCACTCCCTTCCTGACGATTCCCAAGGAGGCGGTGGTCGAGATCGACGGAAAACATTTCGTCTATCTGGTAGAGGCGCCCGACCGTTATGTGAAGCGCGAGGTGGTGGTCTCCAACGTTTCCAGTGATCAGGTCCGCATTCTTGAAGGGCTGACCTCCGGGCAACGCATCGTGACCAAGGGGGCGGTCCTCGTCAAGGGACAAGAGGTGAAGGGGTGA
- a CDS encoding CzcABC family efflux RND transporter, outer membrane protein: MRMVLACTAYCCLCVLPAVGMAARATEPVLAAPVPPPAVRLSLTEAMALFLKENLDLLIAKYGIDSSKGQQITARLFPNPVLQIGTLASFTQGNTAGNSGSFATQVQQLFELAGKRGYRIESAGFGVQTAEADFEDAVRQLGFTIKDSYYRVLVAQRRLALAEENRDRFARILDVNTIRFKKGYIAEVDLIRIRLQVVDFQSQVIESIQEGESARAELRQLLRLSPATKLELTTEMDYRRVDPDMGKLRSVALDIRPDIKGRRAALSQREADLKLAKAYRIPDVTIGAGYSVQGPRGPDNQQMGILNLGVPLPLFNRNQGGILQAEVGVQSAQADLDRTVNRVENQVDVAYRNLLQSRRLVEAYLAGVLDDARSTFTIVERAYERGGATILDLLDAARTSRTIQQNFIEALFSYQHNLFQLESSIGQEIPS, from the coding sequence ATGCGTATGGTGTTGGCCTGTACGGCCTACTGCTGCCTGTGTGTCCTCCCGGCCGTCGGCATGGCAGCACGGGCGACGGAACCGGTCTTGGCAGCCCCGGTTCCTCCTCCTGCAGTCCGCTTAAGTTTGACTGAAGCGATGGCTCTCTTCCTGAAGGAGAATCTCGACCTGCTCATCGCCAAATATGGAATCGATTCGAGCAAGGGACAACAGATCACGGCTCGACTGTTTCCGAATCCCGTCTTGCAGATCGGGACCCTTGCCTCGTTTACCCAAGGCAATACAGCGGGCAATTCAGGCTCCTTCGCGACGCAGGTGCAGCAGTTGTTCGAATTGGCCGGCAAGCGCGGCTATCGCATCGAGAGTGCCGGGTTCGGGGTACAAACGGCGGAAGCGGATTTTGAAGACGCCGTTCGGCAGTTGGGCTTTACGATCAAGGATTCTTACTATCGCGTGCTGGTGGCGCAACGGCGACTGGCGCTGGCGGAGGAAAACCGGGATCGTTTCGCGCGGATCCTGGACGTCAACACGATTCGTTTCAAGAAAGGCTATATCGCCGAGGTCGATCTGATTCGGATCAGGCTTCAGGTTGTCGACTTTCAGTCGCAAGTCATCGAGTCCATTCAAGAAGGCGAGTCGGCCAGGGCCGAGTTACGTCAGCTGCTTCGCCTGTCGCCCGCCACGAAGCTGGAGCTGACGACGGAGATGGACTACCGGCGGGTCGATCCCGACATGGGGAAATTACGATCGGTAGCGTTGGACATCCGTCCCGACATCAAGGGCCGGCGGGCGGCGCTGTCGCAACGCGAGGCGGATTTGAAGCTGGCCAAGGCCTATCGGATTCCGGATGTGACGATCGGCGCCGGGTACTCGGTACAGGGCCCACGAGGTCCCGACAACCAGCAGATGGGGATCTTGAATCTGGGAGTCCCCCTTCCGCTGTTCAACCGCAACCAGGGCGGCATCCTCCAGGCCGAAGTCGGCGTGCAATCGGCGCAGGCCGATTTGGACCGGACGGTCAACCGAGTGGAAAACCAGGTGGACGTGGCCTATCGCAACCTGCTCCAGAGCCGCCGGTTGGTGGAAGCTTATTTGGCCGGCGTGCTGGACGACGCCCGCTCGACGTTCACGATCGTCGAACGGGCCTATGAACGGGGAGGCGCCACGATTCTGGACCTGCTCGACGCAGCCCGCACGTCCCGCACCATTCAGCAGAATTTCATCGAAGCGCTCTTTTCCTATCAGCACAACTTGTTCCAGCTCGAAAGTTCGATCGGACAGGAGATTCCGTCATGA
- a CDS encoding spermidine/putrescine import ABC transporter substrate-binding protein PotD: MLLLLRRMGASSLGLLWLVGVLSSCGQPHDGDAVSARPVLHYFTWSDYVGPEIIREFERREGAKVVVDTFSSNEELLAKLQSGATGYDVAVPSDFMVAIMIQQGLLSELNPEELPHAAMLESELQSLYFDPEHRYSVPYLWGTVGIGYDSAVISTPPESWSVLWDPQYTGRISMLNDQREVFGAVLRAMGQSMNSTDPQVIEAAKERLLRQKPLVKTYTSDHYDQLLASGEVVLAHGWGGPVARAMAERPSIRYVVPKEGATVWADCLVVLRTAPQKRLAMRFIDYLMEPDVAAKTSERLRFAAASRPARELVSEATRQNPAIYPSSDQLDRVEWMKDVGRAIRAYDRAWTELKMQ, from the coding sequence GTGCTGCTCCTGCTCAGACGCATGGGAGCGTCTTCTTTGGGCCTACTCTGGCTCGTCGGCGTGCTTTCTTCTTGCGGGCAGCCGCACGATGGTGATGCCGTTTCGGCGCGGCCGGTGCTGCATTACTTCACCTGGTCCGACTATGTGGGGCCCGAGATCATCCGGGAATTCGAGCGGCGCGAAGGAGCCAAGGTGGTGGTCGATACGTTCAGCAGCAATGAAGAGCTGTTGGCGAAATTGCAGAGCGGCGCGACCGGGTACGACGTGGCGGTGCCGTCGGATTTCATGGTGGCCATCATGATTCAGCAAGGCCTGCTCAGCGAATTGAATCCGGAGGAACTCCCCCATGCCGCCATGTTGGAATCGGAGTTGCAATCCCTCTACTTCGATCCGGAACATCGATATTCGGTTCCGTATCTCTGGGGCACGGTGGGTATCGGATACGATTCGGCCGTGATCTCCACGCCGCCGGAGAGCTGGTCGGTCCTGTGGGACCCTCAGTATACAGGCCGCATCAGTATGTTGAACGACCAGCGGGAAGTCTTCGGAGCGGTATTGCGTGCGATGGGGCAGTCGATGAACAGCACGGACCCGCAGGTGATCGAGGCGGCGAAAGAGCGATTGTTGCGACAAAAGCCCCTGGTGAAGACCTACACGAGCGACCACTATGACCAGTTGTTGGCCTCGGGGGAGGTGGTGCTCGCCCACGGTTGGGGAGGACCGGTGGCGCGGGCCATGGCGGAGCGGCCCTCCATCCGATACGTGGTGCCGAAGGAAGGGGCGACGGTCTGGGCCGATTGTCTGGTGGTGCTCAGGACCGCACCGCAAAAACGGTTGGCCATGCGCTTCATCGATTACTTGATGGAACCGGACGTGGCGGCCAAGACCTCGGAACGGTTGCGGTTCGCCGCCGCTTCCCGACCGGCTCGGGAGTTGGTGAGTGAGGCGACGAGACAGAATCCTGCGATCTACCCGTCATCGGACCAGCTGGACCGGGTGGAGTGGATGAAAGATGTCGGACGGGCCATCCGTGCCTACGACCGAGCCTGGACGGAATTGAAGATGCAGTGA